A segment of the Geoglobus ahangari genome:
GGCCTTCTGTATTGCCGGGGCAACCTGACTTGCCTTGCCGACACCTATGCCAACGTACCCCTTCCTGTTGCCCACAACGGCGGTCACCCTAAACTTGAGCCTCCTGCCGCTGTCAGTCATCCTCTGAACGAGGTTGATCTCCAGAACCTCATCCTCCAGATCCGGGAGCAGGATGTCAACTATCTCCGGCTCTTTGATCGGCAGACCGCTTGCGATCGCCTCGTCTATGGTCTTGATCTTCCCCTCAGCAACCAGTCTTCCGAGTCTTGTTCTTGGCGTCCACTCCATTCAATCACCCCATTATCTTGGATTTTACCTCATCAACATGATCTGGCAGGTCTGAAGGCTTCAGTCCTCTCTTCTCGTACTCCGAGAACCTCTCCGAGTTCTGCTCGTAGTATGATGCGATATGCTCTCCCCTGAGCCTCGACTCGTCTGGCAGTATCTCCTCGCTGTGCGGCACCTCGAGCCCAGCCTCAACTGCGCCCTTGAGCACAGCAAACACCCTCGCACCCCTCGACGGTGTCCTGAGGCCGATGTCCAGTATTGCCTCCTCAATTCCTGCCTCTCTCGCCTTCTTTCCGACGAGGAGGCCGGTTAGATAAGCTGCAGGCGTGTTGTTCAGGTCACCCTTCCATCCGAACTTCTCGAGCTCCTTTGAGTCAGCATACACCAAAGTCCTGTCCCCATCCGGGTGGTACTCGACAACCTGAGCGATTACCCTCCTGTTCGTGACCCTCACAACGAGCCTCGGCTTTCTTGAGAGCAGAAGCTTGAGCCTCTTCCTGTAGTTGGTCTTGCCCTCTCTCCTCCTCCTGTACGGAACCCTATACCTCGGTCCTCTCGCCATCTGTATCACCTCAGCAGCCCGTGGGCCTCCATATACTGGTTGAGGTGAGCCACGCTCCTGAACTCACCACCCTTGGCCTTCCTGTAGAGCATCCTGTATGTTCTGCTGTCAATAACGCCCTCCTCCTTGAGCTTCCTGAGCCTCTTCCTGAGCGCCCTGATCCTCATTATCCACTGCCTCTTCCTCGGCATTCTGGCTGTAGCCCTTCCCTTTCTCCTGCCGTGACCCCTTCTCCTTCCCTTTCTCCTCTGAGCCTTCCTCTTGTTGATCCTCGCCCTGCTGATGCCCTTGACGGGCTTCCTCTTTATCAGCCCTCTCTCGATCAGCTCCCTCACATCATCCTTAGTTGCGGCGCTCGCTATCTCGTCAAGCGCGTTGGGGTCGAGCCAGACCCTGTTAACGCCACACTCAAGGATTTTGGCCGCCATCTCCCTCTGAAACTTCAGATTCATTCCGATCACCTTTGCACGGGATTAAGTATCTTCAAACCCATCTCCTTTGCCTTCTCCTCAATCATGAGCCTCTTCTTCATCCCGACCTTCGAGGAGATCCTGATCGCCTGCGTTTCGGGGTTTACTTTCTCAAGGTCTTTAACGCTGAACACGAGCACCTCCTCGTATCCAGAGGGGTG
Coding sequences within it:
- a CDS encoding 50S ribosomal protein L18, with product MARGPRYRVPYRRRREGKTNYRKRLKLLLSRKPRLVVRVTNRRVIAQVVEYHPDGDRTLVYADSKELEKFGWKGDLNNTPAAYLTGLLVGKKAREAGIEEAILDIGLRTPSRGARVFAVLKGAVEAGLEVPHSEEILPDESRLRGEHIASYYEQNSERFSEYEKRGLKPSDLPDHVDEVKSKIMG
- a CDS encoding 50S ribosomal protein L19e, translated to MNLKFQREMAAKILECGVNRVWLDPNALDEIASAATKDDVRELIERGLIKRKPVKGISRARINKRKAQRRKGRRRGHGRRKGRATARMPRKRQWIMRIRALRKRLRKLKEEGVIDSRTYRMLYRKAKGGEFRSVAHLNQYMEAHGLLR